A window from Primulina huaijiensis isolate GDHJ02 chromosome 13, ASM1229523v2, whole genome shotgun sequence encodes these proteins:
- the LOC140991219 gene encoding uncharacterized protein gives MPPRRILRSNNEDRQEEKILQPSPNQDASARVLVGMPCLLEQHVGNGARVRPEGVYDRFRRMDHADFSGTTDPFMAEGWIRSLKVIFRYMDMADVDRVRCTIYLLKGDASLWWDGAERGVNLATLTCEDFKRVFYNKYFTTYIRSKMKREFMSLCQGDLIVAEFVQKFDRGCHFVPLIANDAAEKL, from the coding sequence atgcctcctagacgGATTCTACGTAGTAATAATGAGGATAGGCAGGAGGAGAAGATTCTACAACCTTCACCTAATCAGGATGCTAGTGCCCGTGTACTAGTCGGTATGCCTTGTTTACTAGAGCAGCACGTGGGAAATGGGGCGAGGGTCCGACCGGAAGGTGTCTATGACcgatttaggaggatggatcacGCGGATTTTtctggcactactgatccattcatggctgagggatggattagatCTTTAAAGGTGATTTTTAGGTATATGGATATGGCGGACGTTGACCGAGTTCGTTGTACCATTTATCTGCTGAAGGGTgacgcttccttatggtgggatGGAGCGGAGCGAGGGGTGAATCTTGCGACACTGACTTGTGAGGACTTCAAGAGAGTATtctacaataaatatttcactacCTACATTCGTTCGAAGAtgaagagagagtttatgagtctctgCCAGGGGGACCTGATtgttgctgagtttgtgcagaagtttgataggggctgtCATTTCGTGCCCTTGATTGCTAATGATGCTGCGGAGAAGTTATGA
- the LOC140990851 gene encoding rhodanese-like domain-containing protein 4A, chloroplastic → MASIFKFPSAAGPPPLQNLFKSLKPINKPQISVFNHSPVCNFNPISVHLLHPPPPPTTTTKANVPNQQYSRAHLVISSLVNINPHFLLPILAFPFPLSCLASEAAPEQVSNKINLESVVISIDDFFTKYPFFVPSVLFIWLIAIPLTEEYLQKYKFVSAINAFRKLQDDPSCQLLDIRDPKSLAYLNSPNLKILNKTVLQVEFRLGDEDGFVKTVSKIFEEPANATVCVIDNFDGNSIKVAELLVKNGFKEAYAVRGGIRGKKGWQEIQETLLPTSVHIYPKKRSILSNQLETNRGIPRQDKNISDSTSIAPSSVKNSSKMIDNKDFGSTSPAKQSKGRSRPSSPYPNYPELKPPSSPTPSRPK, encoded by the exons ATGGCGTCTATCTTCAAATTCCCCTCAGCGGCAGGTCCCCCACCTCTCCAAAATCTATTCAAATCCCTAAAACCAATCAATAAACCCCAAATTTCAGTTTTCAATCACTCCCCCGTATGCAATTTCAATCCAATTTCTGTCCATTTGCTCCATCCCCCTCCCCCTCCCACCACCACCACGAAAGCAAATGTCCCAAATCAACAATATTCGAGAGCACACCTCGTCATATCAAGTCTCGTTAACATAAATCCCCACTTTTTGCTTCCTATTCTTGCATTCCCTTTCCCACTTTCTTGCCTTGCCTCTGAAGCTGCTCCTGAACAAGTATCGAACAAGATTAACTTGGAATCGGTTGTGATTTCGATTGATGACTTTTTCACGAAGTACCCGTTTTTTGTCCCCTCGGTTTTATTCATTTGGCTTATTGCGATCCCTTTGACTGAGGAGTATTTGCAAAAGTACAAGTTCGTGTCCGCCATTAATGCGTTTCGGAAGCTGCAGGATGACCCCAGCTGTCAGCTCTTAGATATTAGGGACCCTAAGAGTTTGGCGTATTTGAATTCGCCCAATTTGAAAATCTTGAACAAGACTGTGCTCCAGGTTGAGTTTCGCCTGGGAGATGAAGATGGTTTTGTGAAGACTGTTTCGAAGATTTTTGAGGAGCCTGCAAATGCTACTGTTTGTGTTATAGACAA TTTTGACGGTAACTCAATCAAAGTTGCTGAGTTATTGGTGAAAAATGGTTTTAAAGAAGCTTATGCGGTAAGGGGAGGAATTAGGGGCAAGAAAGGATGGCAG GAAATACAGGAAACTCTCCTACCTACATCAGTTCACATCTACCCAAAAAAGAGGTCCATATTGTCCAACCAACTCGAAACAAATCGAGGGATACCGCGACAGGATAAAAATATCAGCGACTCTACCTCTATTGCACCTTCCAGTGTCAAGAACAGTAGTAAAATGATCGATAATAAAGATTTTGGTTCCACTAGTCCTGCAAAGCAGTCAAAAGGACGTTCACGACCATCATCCCCATACCCGAAT TATCCAGAATTAAAACCTCCATCTTCCCCAACTCCTTCGAGGCCGAAGTAA